From Thermoflavifilum aggregans, a single genomic window includes:
- a CDS encoding VOC family protein: MAQINPHINFNGNAEEAFNFYKSAFGGEFSKIIRFKDLSGAGFPIAEHEANKIMHIALPIGKTVLMGNDVPEILGRTNENENRSKIVISAESKEEADRLFHMLSVGGQIEMPLGDSPWGSYFGMFRDKYGIEWMIDYSQTSS, translated from the coding sequence ATGGCACAAATTAATCCTCACATTAATTTCAACGGAAATGCCGAGGAGGCATTTAATTTTTACAAATCAGCATTTGGTGGAGAATTCTCAAAAATAATACGTTTTAAAGATTTATCCGGTGCTGGATTTCCAATTGCGGAACACGAAGCTAATAAAATAATGCATATCGCGTTGCCCATTGGTAAAACAGTCTTAATGGGTAATGATGTACCTGAGATACTAGGTCGAACAAATGAAAATGAAAACAGAAGTAAAATTGTAATCAGTGCAGAAAGCAAAGAAGAAGCTGATCGATTATTTCATATGCTTTCGGTGGGTGGACAAATTGAAATGCCTCTTGGAGACAGCCCATGGGGTTCATATTTTGGAATGTTCAGAGATAAATATGGCATTGAATGGATGATCGACTACAGCCAGACATCTTCCTGA
- a CDS encoding VOC family protein encodes MDNLSEEEKKRVMHVTLSLGNGLMLMASDTLPSMGHRLITGNNLYILLSPDSREEADRLFQALSEGGKVQMPMQDQFWGDYYGIVVDKFGVQWMINYSQTSS; translated from the coding sequence ATGGATAACCTATCGGAGGAAGAAAAAAAGCGGGTGATGCATGTAACCCTTTCACTCGGAAACGGACTGATGCTGATGGCCAGTGATACACTGCCTTCTATGGGGCATCGGTTGATTACCGGAAATAACCTGTACATTTTGCTTTCGCCCGACAGCCGGGAAGAAGCTGATCGCCTGTTTCAGGCATTGAGCGAAGGTGGAAAAGTGCAGATGCCCATGCAGGATCAGTTCTGGGGCGATTATTATGGCATTGTCGTGGATAAATTTGGTGTACAATGGATGATCAACTACAGCCAGACATCATCTTGA
- the bshB1 gene encoding bacillithiol biosynthesis deacetylase BshB1 — protein MQAEIHKLDILAIAAHPDDVELSCAGTLMVHVQMGHRVGILDLTAGELGTRGTPEIRAAEARKATEIMGIEVRENVGLPDGFFRNDQEHQLRLIPFIRHFQPDIVLTNAERDRHPDHGRAAQLVEDSCFLSGLRKIETHWKGHPQQPWRPAHIWHFIQDQDLEPDFIVDISPVMDKKLEAIRAFASQFLASPDDPLQTYISTPAFFDHIVHRAQMWGYRIGRPYGEGFTSRKKLGVSHLKVFL, from the coding sequence ATGCAGGCAGAAATACATAAGCTGGATATCTTGGCCATTGCGGCTCATCCCGACGACGTAGAGCTTTCGTGTGCAGGCACCTTGATGGTGCATGTGCAAATGGGCCATCGGGTAGGCATTCTGGATCTCACGGCCGGTGAACTCGGTACACGCGGAACTCCTGAAATCCGCGCGGCTGAAGCCAGAAAAGCTACTGAAATCATGGGCATTGAGGTACGGGAAAACGTGGGCCTTCCCGACGGATTCTTCCGCAACGATCAGGAACATCAGCTGCGGCTGATTCCCTTCATCCGCCATTTTCAACCCGATATTGTACTGACCAATGCCGAACGCGACCGGCATCCGGACCACGGAAGAGCTGCTCAACTGGTAGAAGACAGTTGTTTTCTTTCCGGATTAAGGAAAATTGAAACGCACTGGAAAGGCCATCCCCAGCAACCCTGGCGGCCTGCCCATATCTGGCATTTTATTCAGGATCAGGATCTGGAACCGGATTTTATTGTAGATATCAGTCCAGTGATGGATAAAAAGCTGGAAGCCATCAGGGCTTTTGCCTCGCAATTCCTGGCAAGCCCCGATGATCCGCTGCAGACGTATATTTCTACACCCGCTTTTTTTGATCATATTGTGCATCGGGCACAGATGTGGGGATACCGCATTGGAAGACCATACGGAGAAGGGTTTACCTCCCGGAAAAAACTAGGCGTCAGCCATCTGAAAGTGTTTCTATAA
- a CDS encoding VOC family protein, with protein MYDTLSPYQIPPQTRIGHVHLKVADLEKSLAFYHDLLGFEITMRYGHQAVFLSAGGYHHHIGLNTWYSHHAPAAPLHTAGLYHFAILYPTRKELAKVFARLIAARYPITGASDHGVSEAIYLDDPDGNGVELYWDRPREQWPVLPDGSLQMFTRALDTKDLLSELEQGEEG; from the coding sequence ATGTATGATACACTTTCTCCTTATCAGATACCTCCGCAAACGCGTATCGGGCACGTGCATCTGAAAGTTGCTGATCTGGAAAAATCGCTTGCTTTCTATCACGACCTGTTGGGTTTTGAAATTACCATGCGTTACGGACATCAGGCGGTCTTTCTTTCTGCCGGCGGCTATCATCACCATATCGGACTGAACACGTGGTACAGCCATCATGCTCCTGCTGCTCCCCTGCATACAGCCGGCTTGTACCATTTTGCTATCTTGTATCCCACCCGCAAGGAGCTGGCAAAGGTTTTCGCGCGATTGATAGCTGCCCGCTACCCCATCACCGGAGCCAGCGACCATGGCGTATCGGAAGCGATTTATCTGGACGATCCGGATGGCAATGGCGTGGAATTGTATTGGGACAGGCCTCGGGAACAATGGCCTGTACTGCCCGATGGCTCGCTGCAAATGTTTACCCGTGCACTGGATACAAAAGATCTGCTCAGCGAGCTGGAACAAGGCGAGGAAGGCTGA
- a CDS encoding GlxA family transcriptional regulator: MKQVTILVTYGCNLSSVDNPRQGFLEANYWLEKQGHSPMFQVQLARAEKEVQLENGMYTIRPDVLIQDVHHTDLVVIPASSGKPVRNVLEENKIFIPWIIHQYQQGAEIASLCLGAFLLAATGLLNGKACSTHWKAMHELEKYFPEVQCITDRILTDTQGIYTSGGAFSSANLILYLIEKYVGRAAAIYCAKMFQIDIDRSSQSAFIIFDGQKDHADDLIRKAQEYIEKHYTHKITVGHLCQIFSLSKRNFERRFKQATSNTVAAYIQRVRIEAAKKYLEQGRYNVNEVMYEVGYQDHKAFRKVFKKITGLSPLQYRNKYNLHGFTATDERVADGELN; encoded by the coding sequence ATGAAACAAGTTACGATACTGGTTACCTATGGATGTAACCTGTCCAGTGTGGATAATCCCCGGCAGGGGTTTCTGGAAGCCAACTATTGGCTGGAAAAACAGGGCCATTCACCTATGTTTCAGGTGCAACTGGCAAGAGCCGAAAAAGAGGTGCAACTCGAAAACGGCATGTATACCATCCGTCCTGATGTGCTGATACAAGATGTTCATCATACTGATCTGGTTGTGATTCCGGCTTCTTCCGGAAAGCCTGTAAGAAATGTCCTGGAAGAAAATAAAATTTTTATACCCTGGATTATTCATCAATATCAGCAGGGAGCGGAAATTGCCAGTCTTTGTCTGGGCGCTTTTCTGCTGGCAGCCACGGGTTTGCTGAATGGGAAAGCGTGTTCCACACACTGGAAGGCTATGCATGAGCTGGAAAAATATTTTCCGGAAGTACAATGCATTACCGACCGCATTCTTACCGATACACAGGGAATATATACCAGTGGCGGAGCATTTTCTTCAGCCAACCTGATTTTGTATCTGATCGAAAAATACGTGGGCAGAGCCGCTGCAATCTATTGTGCCAAGATGTTTCAGATTGATATAGACCGTAGTTCCCAATCGGCTTTTATCATTTTTGATGGACAAAAAGATCATGCCGATGATCTGATCCGCAAAGCACAAGAATACATTGAAAAACACTATACGCATAAAATCACGGTCGGACATTTATGCCAGATATTTTCCTTAAGCAAAAGAAATTTTGAACGGAGATTCAAACAGGCGACATCCAACACTGTTGCTGCATACATTCAGCGTGTGCGGATTGAGGCTGCCAAAAAATACCTGGAACAAGGCAGGTATAATGTAAATGAAGTGATGTATGAGGTGGGATATCAGGATCATAAAGCTTTCCGAAAAGTATTTAAAAAAATAACGGGATTATCTCCCTTGCAATACCGCAACAAGTACAACCTGCATGGATTCACCGCAACAGATGAACGGGTGGCAGATGGTGAACTGAATTAA
- a CDS encoding DoxX family protein, whose amino-acid sequence MKIASNRNHKIIFWISTCLFGAFMLTSAIPNIFKTKEWVDIFHSLGYPLYMLPFIGLAKLLGVVALLIPGFPRLKEWAYAGFFFDLTGAVYSGISTGGFHPQMLIMLVPFVLGTISYIYHHKIIQESIASNAPHNHRRITITTL is encoded by the coding sequence ATGAAAATTGCTTCTAACAGGAATCATAAGATTATCTTTTGGATAAGTACATGTTTATTTGGCGCGTTCATGCTCACCTCAGCCATCCCGAACATCTTTAAAACAAAGGAGTGGGTGGATATATTTCACTCGCTAGGCTATCCGCTGTACATGCTTCCGTTCATTGGCCTGGCAAAACTCCTGGGTGTGGTTGCCTTGCTTATTCCCGGATTTCCGAGATTAAAAGAATGGGCTTATGCCGGATTCTTTTTTGATTTAACTGGAGCAGTTTATAGCGGCATTTCAACAGGAGGATTTCATCCGCAAATGCTCATTATGCTGGTGCCTTTTGTTCTGGGTACAATATCATATATCTATCACCACAAGATAATCCAAGAATCAATTGCATCAAATGCACCGCACAATCATCGGAGAATTACAATTACCACTCTGTGA
- a CDS encoding VOC family protein, giving the protein MNQKPSIKLEFYVNYPGVCEEAFRFYEQHIGGRITTMLYHHQLPGTAHVPDNWKDAVLHARLEIGETALLGADIPNAEPMRSAYLTLEIETIEEAERIYDLLSDNGEVFMKMEETFFAARFAMLRDKFGTSWMLIGKSKTP; this is encoded by the coding sequence GTGAACCAAAAACCTTCCATTAAACTTGAATTTTATGTAAACTACCCGGGTGTTTGTGAAGAAGCTTTTCGATTTTATGAACAACATATAGGTGGTAGAATTACAACAATGTTATATCACCATCAGCTACCTGGAACAGCTCATGTGCCTGACAATTGGAAAGATGCTGTTTTACATGCAAGATTAGAAATTGGAGAAACGGCTTTACTTGGTGCTGACATCCCTAACGCTGAACCCATGCGAAGTGCTTATCTTACGTTAGAGATAGAAACAATTGAAGAAGCAGAAAGAATTTACGATTTGCTTTCTGATAACGGAGAGGTTTTTATGAAGATGGAAGAGACATTTTTTGCAGCCCGATTTGCGATGCTTCGTGACAAATTTGGGACATCATGGATGCTTATTGGTAAAAGCAAAACTCCTTAG
- a CDS encoding SRPBCC family protein has protein sequence MEHKRITVKAMIAADKQKTWDYYTQPEHITKWNFADPSWHCPSATNDMRVGGRYVARMEAKDGSFGFDFDAVYTEIHPGENFTYEFGGRFATVEFKEINGQTEVTVTFDPETKNPIDFQQKGWQAILDNFKKYTESH, from the coding sequence ATGGAACACAAAAGAATAACCGTCAAAGCAATGATTGCTGCAGATAAGCAGAAAACCTGGGACTATTACACCCAACCAGAACACATCACAAAGTGGAATTTTGCCGATCCAAGCTGGCATTGCCCTTCAGCAACAAATGATATGAGAGTAGGCGGGCGTTATGTTGCACGAATGGAGGCCAAGGATGGAAGTTTTGGATTTGACTTTGATGCTGTTTATACAGAAATCCATCCGGGTGAAAACTTTACTTACGAGTTTGGAGGACGGTTTGCAACCGTTGAGTTTAAAGAAATAAACGGACAAACAGAAGTAACAGTAACCTTTGACCCCGAGACGAAAAATCCAATTGACTTTCAACAAAAAGGGTGGCAGGCTATACTTGATAATTTTAAAAAGTACACGGAAAGTCATTAA